The Pungitius pungitius chromosome 10, fPunPun2.1, whole genome shotgun sequence genome has a window encoding:
- the ramp1 gene encoding receptor activity-modifying protein 1, which produces MGPRRHALLWFIVVSTMSQCVPAIGCGSRYEFAIEEFCMAKFRLDMHELDERRWCSWDDTFELYGELTNCTFLLAKNMNCFWPNRQVDEFFIRIHRHYFQDCSLSGRLLKDPPNRILGPFIVVPILVTLLMTGLVVWRSKRSEGIV; this is translated from the exons tgtcaaCAATGTCTCAGTGTGTGCCAGCCATTGGGTGTGGATCCCGCTATGAATTTGCCATTGAGGAGTTCTGCATGGCCAAATTCAGACTGGACATGCACGAGCTGGACGAGAGACGCTGGTGCAGCTGGGATGACACATTCGA GCTGTACGGCGAGCTGACGAACTGCACCTTCCTGCTGGCCAAGAACATGAATTGCTTCTGGCCCAACAGGCAGGTGGACGAGTTCTTCATCCGGATCCACAGGCACTACTTCCAGGACTGCTCGCTGTCCGGGCGGCTTCTGAAGGACCCACCCAATCGCATCCTGGGGCCCTTCATTGTGGTTCCCATCCTGGTCACGCTCCTCATGACGGGCCTGGTGGTGTGGAGGAGCAAACGCAGCGAGGGGATTGTgtag